A portion of the Melitaea cinxia chromosome 1, ilMelCinx1.1, whole genome shotgun sequence genome contains these proteins:
- the LOC123657975 gene encoding uncharacterized protein LOC123657975, with protein sequence MSEAVEAGAGLAWRLLATLEGGSLVVATSALIAYTARRRLTKQRRHRTVNSVLVSNVTTSLGRELKRRLEAHGCVVTETAGTEKVDSLVVIGAESTTGLDGLMTLVSQDVYENLNLLESLSQAVRKGGSIAWVSVGDVSGAYGHATIAFDAVVRASLQHAAKVYHCEPIWIDRCNTTELAVDVILAKLLPSTEPNPSFSIRNAANKVSVFLGRWLKMVT encoded by the exons ATGTCAGAAGCAGTAGAAGCGGGTGCCGGTCTCGCTTGGCGCTTGCTGGCCACTCTTGAAGGAGGATCGCTTGTGGTGGCTACCTCTGCTCTAATTGCTTACACGGCTAGACGGAGACTTACCAAACAAAGAAGACATAGAACTGTAAACTCTGTATTA GTGTCAAATGTAACAACCTCTTTAGGTCGTGAACTCAAACGGAGGCTAGAAGCTCATGGCTGCGTCGTCACTGAAACAGCGGGAACGGAAAAAGTGGATTCGTTAGTTGTCATTGGTGCTGAGTCAACGACGGGATTGGATGGACTTATGACTTTGGTTTCTCAGGATGTATacgaaaatttaaat TTATTAGAGTCACTGTCCCAAGCCGTGAGGAAGGGCGGTAGTATCGCATGGGTGAGCGTGGGTGACGTCAGCGGCGCGTACGGGCACGCAACGATCGCCTTCGACGCGGTTGTACGCGCGAGTTTACAGCACGCCGCCAAGGT TTATCACTGCGAACCCATATGGATCGATCGATGCAACACCACTGAACTTGCGGTTGATGTAATCCTTGCCAAGCTCCTTCCTTCTACAGAACCTAATCCAAGCTTCTCTATTAG AAACGCAGCGAACAAAGTAAGCGTATTCCTCGGAAGATGGTTGAAAATGGTCACATGA